In Palaemon carinicauda isolate YSFRI2023 unplaced genomic scaffold, ASM3689809v2 scaffold3305, whole genome shotgun sequence, the following proteins share a genomic window:
- the LOC137636572 gene encoding protein dachsous-like — protein VRATDRDEGNNASITYSFITNDKSDDDVAFAINPSTGVITTTKVLDHEAKKVYHVAVQASDQGNPPRNATKVIKIEVLDLNDQRHTFPSSSVTLKLKEGVKVGEEVGSVSAGDRDRGESGRVIYTILSGNKFGTFDINKTTGQVFTVREVDYEKVTEYILEVKAEDSTAINPQSSIIKVEIEIQDENDQSPVFEDDPITFSIIESTAIGTPVYNFTATDLDSGDNGYIQYSLAQQTPKNAFKLDATTGLLTLMAPLDYEEHREYTLVVTASDQPRDESHRRQASVTARILIEDSNDNSPKFVSRGRVDIMEDEPEDYPVLHVIATDEDSLDNGRVTYIITSGNEDGSFSLGYETGILTIIKTLDREHATHYHINVTASDHGQPPRSAMQVIEVFVEDVNDNSPKFGQLVYHANVSEGAPPGASVIKVTASDCDSVSNSNLTYIIPAGIGDNKFRIDPATGIIHTVTSLDREVKEMYNLTVYVKDGSFPAQYDTASVLVTLIDINDHDPEFRDSCYPLRVPENTDLSVIHTVLATDKDDGLNGEVRYSITDGNVDNKFSIDSYSGQLSSRRLDRESQSKYFLVITAEDRASPSSRKGICNITITVEDLNDNEPKFSQNRYTASLAEDVPPDTTVLTVRATDEDHGENSHITYSLSNETIWLFKIDNETGVITTAGYFDYEKESVYTFEVRATDGGRYDVRSGVAQVQITITDVNDNKPVFNSYPFTVRVPVYSQPGHQLLQVTASDKDEGVNADIIYTLANEPSNNKFRINPETGIVTATSPLGLERGRLFHLKVVASDRGQVPQSSTGLIEIMVGDATSATTLRFKNLTYAVKLNENAPSGYNVLQVAAFRSDGRRYTIEYSFGSGNEENIFDIDKNNGQITVKDPSKLDFEKYPQIRLIVVAQTEEETPLYAYTSVRIALLDVNDNAPRFTQDNYISYVWEGNKKGAYVMQVLATDDDTDINANIVYHIVDGNHDNAFVIDPPFSGIVKINIVLDREIRDAYRLTIIATDEGSPQLTGTCTLRIKIVDANDNQPTFPPHSLVQVSEGSEVGTVITTITANDVDTNPAITYNFATNGNPHNMFSIDKFSGKITLAVPLDHETRAEYMLQVEASDAAHVARTSITVQVLDENDNSPLFTQQAYQVTLKELSVAGTSVIR, from the exons GTTCGGGCCACAGATAGGGATGAAGGTAATAAtgcttctattacatattcttttaTCACCAATGATAAATCCGATGATGATGTAGCTTTTGCCATCAATCCTAGCACTGGTGTTATAACAACAACCaag GTTCTAGATCATGAAGCAAAGAAGGTTTATCATGTGGCAGTACAAGCAAGTGATCAGGGCAACCCTCCTCGTAATGCAACCAAAGTAATTAAGATAGAGGTGTTGGATTTAAATGACCAACGACATACTTTTCCATCTTCATCAGTGACATTGAAATTGAAAGAAGGTGTCAAAGTTGGTGAGGAAGTAGGCTCAGTTAGTGCTGGGGATCGAGATAGAGGGGAAAGTGGCCGAGTAATATACACCATTCTTTCTGGTAATAAATTTGGAACATTTGATATAAACAAGACCACTGGACAAGTTTTTACTGTCAGGGAGGTTGACTATGAAAAAGTAACTGAATATATACTTGAGGTTAAAGCAGAAGATTCAACGGCCATCAATCCTCAAAGTTCAATCATAAAAGTCGAAATTGAAATTCAGGATGAAAATGACCAATCTCCGGTCTTTGAAGATGACCCTATCACTTTTTCTATCATTGAGAGCACTGCTATAGGTACACCTGTGTATAACTTCACTGCAACTGATCTTGACTCAGGAGATAATGGATATATCCAGTACTCTTTAGCTCAACAAACTCCAAAGAATGCTTTTAAACTAGATGCCACAACAGGTTTATTGACGTTGATGGCACCACTTGACTATGAAGAGCATCGTGAATACACTCTAGTTGTAACAGCTTCAGATCAACCTCGGGATGAAAGTCATCGTCGCCAAGCTTCAGTTACTGCTCGCATTTTGATTGAGGATTCCAATGACAACTCTCCAAAGTTTGTGTCACGTGGACGTGTTGACATTATGGAGGATGAACCAGAAGATTATCCAGTTCTACATGTGATAGCTACTGATGAAGATTCCCTTGATAATGGGCGTGTTACATATATTATCACTTCAGGTAATGAAGATGGTAGTTTTTCTTTAGGATACGAGACTGGAATCCTCACAATTATCAAGACACTGGATCGTGAACATGCTACTCATTATCATATAAATGTCACTGCCAGTGATCATGGTCAGCCACCCCGATCTGCAATGCAAGTAATAGAGGTATTTGTGGAAGATGTTAATGACAACTCTCCTAAATTTGGTCAGCTTGTTTATCATGCTAATGTATCTGAAGGGGCTCCTCCAGGAGCATCTGTTATAAAAGTGACAGCCTCTGACTGTGATAGTGTCTCTAATAGTAATTTGACTTACATCATACCTGCAGGAATAGGAGATAATAAATTTCGTATTGATCCAGCAACTGGTATTATACATACTGTTACATCTCTTGATCGGGAAGTAAAGGAGATGTACAACTTGACTGTCTATGTGAAAGATGGATCTTTTCCAGCTCAGTATGACACTGCCTCAGTTCTAGTGACTCTGATTGATATCAATGATCATGATCCTGAATTTCGGGACTCTTGCTATCCACTGAGAGTTCCCGAAAACACTGACCTTTCAGTAATTCACACAGTGTTAGCAACAGATAAAGATGATGGCTTGAATGGGGAAGTTAGATATTCAATTACTGATGGCAATGTTGATAACAAATTTAGTATTGACTCCTACTCAGGACAGCTATCATCACGCCGTCTTGACAGAGAAAgtcaatcaaaatattttttggtCATTACTGCTGAGGATCGTGCATCCCCGTCATCAAGAAAAGGAATATGTAACATTACAATTACAGTGGAAGACCTTAATGACAATGAACCAAAATTCTCTCAAAATCGTTACACAGCTTCACTAGCTGAAGATGTTCCACCAGATACTACAGTGCTTACTGTTAGAGCTACAGATGAAGATCATGGGGAAAATTCGCATATTACTTATTCACTGAGTAATGAAACAATATGGCTTTTCAAGATTGATAATGAGACTGGTGTTATCACAACTGCAGG atattttGACTATGAGAAAGAAAGTGTATATACATTTGAAGTCCGTGCTACTGATGGTGGTCGGTATGATGTTCGTTCTGGAGTAGCTCAAGTGCAGATCACCATAACAGATGTTAATGACAATAAGCCTGTTTTCAACTCTTATCCCTTCACTGTCCGTGTACCTGTTTATTCCCAACCAGGCCACCAGCTATTACAAGTCACTGCTAGTGACAAAGATGAAGGAGTAAATGCAGATATCATTTATAC TTTAGCAAATGAACCTTCAAATAACAAATTCCGTATAAATCCCGAGACTGGAATTGTAACAGCCACAAGTCCTCTTGGGTTGGAAAGGGGTCGCTTGTTTCACTTGAAAGTTGTAGCCTCAGATCGTGGACAGGTACCTCAATCTTCTACTGGCCTGATAGAGATTATGGTAGGGGATGCAACTTCAGCAACTACACTTCGGTTTAAGAACTTAACGTATGCAGTGAAGCTCAATGAAAATGCTCCATCTGGATATAATGTTCTGCAAGTGGCTGCCTTTCGTTCAGATGGCCGACGCTACACAATTGAATATAGTTTTGGttctggaaatgaagaaaatatatttgatatcGACAAAAACAATGGTCAGATTACAGTTAAAGATCCTAgtaaattagattttgaaaaatatcCCCAAATAAGACTTATTGTTGTTGCTCAAACAGAGGAGGAAACACCATTATATGCATATACTAGTGTAAGAATTGCATTGTTGGATGTAAATGACAATGCTCCACGATTCACTCAAGATAATTACATTTCTTATGTATGGGAAGGCAATAAAAAGGGCGCATATGTTATGCAGGTTTTAGCCACAGATGATGACACTGATATTAATGCTAATATTGTGTACCATATTGTTGATGGTAACCATGATAATGCTTTTGTGATTGATCCGCCATTTTCTGGAATAGTTAAGATAAATATAGTGCTTGATCGTGAAATCAGAGATGCATATCGGTTAACCATTATTGCAACAGATGAGGGATCACCACAACTTACTGGGACTTGCACTTTAAGAATCAAAATAGTGGATGCCAATGATAACCAGCCAACATTCCCCCCACATTCTCTTGTACAAGTTTCTGAAG GTTCTGAAGTGGGAACAGTGATTACAACCATCACTGCTAATGATGTTGATACAAATCCAGCCATTACATACAATTTTGCAACCAATGGAAACCCTCACAATATGTTCAGTATTGATAAATTTAGCGGTAAGATTACCTTAGCAGTGCCACTCGACCATGAAACAAGGGCTGAATATATGCTGCAGGTAGAGGCCTCTGATGCAGCTCATGTTGCAAGAACTTCTATAACTGTCCAAGTTTTGGATGAAAATGACAATTCTCCTTTATTCACTCAACAAGCCTACCAGGTTACATTAAAGGAGCTCTCTGTAGCAGGAACTTCGGTTATCAGG